The stretch of DNA caggggtcctgacttcaattcccagtaagcacatggtggctcacagccatctataatgagctctggtgccctcttctggcatacaagcatacatgaaaggaatgttgtatacataataaatctttttttaaaaaaaatgagaagatagCTCAGATGCAGAGCACTTAGCAtgcatgtacaaggccctaggttcaaaaAAGGTCGTACAACAAAGTACCATAAAAGGGAAGCTAGAAATAATGGTTGAACAGTTATGTCTTAGGAACTAAGCAATGCATAAAAGGGGGGAGGCACAAGCCAACAAGACGGCTCAGTAAATAAAGGTGCCTCCTACCTAGTGTGACAACTTGAGCCACACAGGTGGCAGGAGAGACTCTCAAAGTCATTCTCTGACCAACACAAGTGTGCCACGGTGCATACACcaagcatgtatgtacacacataaaattaaaatgtcattaaaatattttaatgtaaaaagaaaaaaggactaaGCATTGGTTTCAAGTAATCGCATAAATGTTAACAGCCTCCAGTGAAAGACAAACCACCTAAGATTCTCGTCAACTAAAAATGACTAAACTTAGTTCATTTAAGTGAAGACACATTTACATTCACAAAAGCAACTGTTTACTACCTATTgcattactttttattaaaaagcatCTTGCACTTCAGGATGTCTGTTTTCTGAGTTTTGCCATACACTTTAATGCTAAAGATTAAATTACTTTTTACATGCAAGTAGTGTCTTTCCGCATGTAGGAACAATGATGATAAAAAGATGACATACCACACGAAGTAAgtgtcatttttaattgaaaagctaACAAATGTCTAGTTACAGCCCCTTGAAAAGCTAAGAAATGTCGAGGTACAGCCCTCCTCCCAAACCAAAATGGGTAGTAAACTaaatctctaggcaacatattCAAAGCcgagattaaaaattaaaggggagGCGGATAAGACAAAACAAGTCCTCAGATCCAATTAAGAGAGCCCAGCTGTATATAAGCTTACCAGCAGCAAAGAGGCTGGAACACATCTTAACAACCCCACCTGTAACATTGACTTCAAGTTCCCTTGTTCCAGTTCCCAACTCATGAACAAAGatcatgttttattaattctatttcaGAATACTTCTCATAAGTTGTTTTATTTACAATGCCAACTTTCAAAGGCTCGCTGAAGTTAACTGGACAATGAACTAGGCAGAAATCACTTTACAGAAAGAGGGAAAGCCCAAAATGCCACTTTCCACAGAGAACCCAAAAGTTCAGTTTTATTCAGaatactgaaaaaaacaaaaaccaaagaacttTTGCTCATAGAAGAAACTCAGCCACAGGTCAGATCTGTACCGGAACTACACATGCAGTGAGGACGAGACTGCGTTTGTCTACTGTTCTAATATTAACAATTATAAACAGAGCAGTGCAACTAGCATTTGGAACAACCCTTCTAGTGTTACAGTGTCAGGCACAGCACTTCACTTCTCTTCACACCACTGGTTCTCTTTGCGTACCTAGAAGAGACAGACAAGGAAGCACCTTGAGTTGTTTTCTGAGATGGCTAAGCACTGCCTATACTGTACCATCAGTAGTCTCTGTGATGTGAGAAGGGCAGGTGGAAAGCTGGGAAAATACCAGGCTAATTAAGAGTAGACTTGATGATTCCCACTGTCAAACAGCAAACACAAATAGGAGCTGTAGTCCCACTCTCTAAACTGGCAAGCACACTAAACTCATCCACTCCTATATTAACAGGCTCCACTTTCTAAAGCCAACATTTATAGCCTGTACAAACGgcctaggtaaaaaaaaaaaaaatctataatctgGTAATGAAGAACCCCAAATACATTTTtcttgagatggctcagcagttaagagcacttgactgcttttccagagatcctAACTTTAATCTTcaatacccacatggtggctcacaaccatctgtaatgggattaGATTCCTTCTTCTGGTCTGTATGAAGAcagagcattcatatacataaaatacacacaaaaaataaatggttCAAGAGGCTGGacatgactcagaggttaagaatgctgTTTCATTTAGTTCTTgccccacaaccacctgtaactctaactccgggggattcaatgccctcttccagccaccacgctcacacacatgaataaaaaaaagtcttcaaaagAACAGTATCCTCTAAGTATTCAGATTCAGAGACAGACCAGAAGTAATAAGAAGAGGTATACATTATCCCTCTGTATCAAGACTTTGTtacttgccgggcgatggtggcgcacgcctttaatcccagcactcgagaggcagaggcaggcggatctctgtgagttcgagaccagcctggtctacagagNNNNNNNNNNNNNNNNNNNNNNNNNNNNNNNNNNNNNNNNNNNNNNNNNNNNNNNNNNNNNNNNNNNNNNNNNNNNNNNNNNNNNNNNNNNNNNNNNNNNNNNNNNNNNNNNNNNNNNNNNNNNNNNNNNNNNNNNNNNNNNNNNNNNNNNNNNNNNNNNNNNNNNNNNNNNNNNNNNNNNNNNNNNNNNNNNNNNNNNNNNNNNNNNNNNNNNNNNNNNNNNNNNNNNNNNNNNNNNNNNNNNNNNNNNNNNNNNNNNNNNNNNNNNNNNNNNNNNNNNNNNNNNNNNNNNNNNNNNNNNNNNNNNNNNNNNNNNNNNNNNNNNNNNNNNNNNNNNNNNNNNNNNNNNNNNNNNNNNNNNNNNNNNNNNNNNNNNNNNNNNNNNNNNNNNNNNNNNNNNNNNNNNNNNNNNNNNNNNNNNNNNNNNNNNNNNNNNNNNNNNNNNNNNNNNNNNNNNNNNNNNNNNNNNNNNNNNNNNNNNNNNNNNNNNNNNNNNNNNNNNNNNNNNNNNNNNNNNNNNNNNNNNNNNNNNNNNNNNNNNNNNNNNNNNNNNNNNNNNNNNNNNNNNNNNNNNNNNNNNNNNNNNNNNNNNNNNNNNNNNNNNNNNNNNNNNNNNNNNNNNNNNNNNNNNNNNNNNNNNNNNNNNNNNNNNNNNNNNNNNNNNNNNNNNNNNNNNNNNNNNNNNNNNNNNNNNNNNNNNNNNNNNNNNNNNNNNNNNNNNNNNNNNNNNNNNNNNNNNNNNNNNNNNNNNNNNNNNNNNNNNNNNNNNNNNNNNNNNNNNNNNNNNNNNNNNNNNNNNNNNNNNNNNNNNNNNNNNNNNaaaaaaaaaaagaatactaattaaaaaattattctttaggggctggagagatggctcagagggtaagagcactggctgttcttctggaggtcccgagttcaattcccagcgaccacatgatggctcacaaccatctgtaatgagacctggtgccttccttgccagcattgtgtgcttaataaataaataaatctttaaaaaaaattattctttagcTTATAAATAACTAGGAAATTActgcattttcaaatatttgtaatttttttccagattttatttggagacaaagtctcactatatatccctaaatgtcctaaaacttgctatgtagaccaggctgacctcaaactcagagctcaatctgcctctaccttctgtattttgtctgggattaaaggtatgcaccaccatacccagctttagacattttttatgtttctatCACTGAGGTCAGATAAGATACTTTGTATTACTTGAATACTTTTAAATCTGAGCCTTTTATGGCCCACAACTTGGTCTATCTTGACCAGAATTTATATGGCTGTTATTAAATATAAGAGCCTACATGCCAATTAAGACAAGTTGTTCAACAGTGTTTCTGAACTGGTTTTCTGTCCACTTATCATAATTACTGAGAAATAGTAACGAAATTTCTATGACTGAACAACTGTGTTTTGACctttgtgttttactttttccACTTTTTGAAGATCTGCTTCCAGGTAGGTGTTTATAACTATATACTCTTAACGAATCAATCCCTTTATCATTATGAAACAGCCCTCTTTAGCTCCAAAATATAACCATTCTAGCTTTCTTTTGAATTGTATTAGCATActctttttcatctttaattcTAATTGTGCCTGTTTACTTAAAGTGAGTTTGACACAGCAAAAGTTTTACTTATCTGACCTGACATTTCTACCTCTCAAAAGTGCTTGGACCGTTTAAATTTAATGTAACTACTAATATGTAACATTGCATGAGTCCAGAGACTATCCACAGTTGAGGATCAATGCACCTAGCAAATTTAACCCTTAAGGGGTAAAGGCTCTGCAACAGAACTACCTTATTATATACCAGTAACATACCAGAATAAGTTCGAAAAGTGTTCCTTGGTCAACTTTCAGGAATTCTTGGTCCCAAACAGGAATATCATCTGTCcgcttttctttgttctcatcatcctcaggaggaggagggtcaTCCTTGTGATGGGTGCACCACTGAATGACCTACAACAACAAATTCTTCTGACAATCTGTTACAAGACTTTCAGTTTAATGCTGGGAACATCAATCCTACACTGGGTAAAGAACTAACTAAAGGGTGATCTAACAAAAAGTTAGagtcaacttttaaaaacaaagtttgcttattgcaaacacacacacagaaggttgGACAACTGAGCCTttacttccaccatgtggattcacAGACCAAACTCAGACCATCAAGCTTGGCAGGAAGAGGCATTACCCATTAAGTTATCTTGCTGGCCCTAAACTGGTTAGTTGCACCAATTACCTTGTCCTCCTGATCCTCCCACTACCCACCCCACATCCTCTGACAGTcaagctcaaaagaaaaaaatgaagcttaaataatctttttaacttttaaggaTGAAAGATCTTATTAGATGTAACCAAATCATTCATAGCATTACACCTGAtcctgttaaaaacaaacaaaaaatggtagAGGGGCCATGTGTTTTGAGGCATACTTATAATTTAATAaacagttggaaaaaaaaaagcaggagtctgagttccagggcagcctgagatAGCAaggcttgtctcaaaaacataaaaacaataaactccCCACAaaccaagaggctggagagatgactccgagattaagagcatttgctattcttacagaagacctaagttcagtacccagcactcaatgggaagctcacaactgcctgtattttctgtcttctggcctctgcagacaacTGAATGCAGACGGCACACTTAACAAAACACTTGTAcgcatatataaataaaaatcagagaggctggagagagtactcagtagttaagagcatctTGCTGCTATTCCACAGGAcatgggctcaattcccagcactcacatgataacccacaaccacctgtaactctagttccaggaggtttgatgccctcttctggcctcctcaggcaccaggcacacaaaggAAGGCACGacacctatatacatatacatatataaaataaaatgcagggcTGGGCAGACAGTTCAGCCCTAGAGTGCTTGCTGAAGCTGagcacacgcatttaatcccagcactcgggaggcagaggcaagtggagctctgcgagtttgaggccaacctataaaagctagttcggggacaggctccaaagctacagagaaaccctgtcttgagtgTTTGCTGAACAAGCATTAAGGACCCAATTTTGAATCCTTAGCATCTATATAAAAAAGTTGAGACAACATGCACTTGCAATCCCTAGAGCTTGTGGTAtgtgggatggggagggaagcTTGTTTGTTACCAGTCTAGCTCTAGATTCAGGAGATAAGAGTCATATATCAGGAAATCTGATGTGCTCCTCTGGCTTCAGGTAGATATTcaaaacacatgtgtacacataccatacacaaacaaaaacaaatttattcatttacacaaagaaacaacgGAAAGACTAAAAGTTAAGTTCATtaaaggtatggtggcacatgcctgcaattctagcacccacaaggcagcagGATTACTTCcaagttgaaggccagtctgagctatcaaccaagaccccatcttaaaaaatcaaaccaagccaggcggtggtggcgcacgcctttaattccagcacttgggaggcagaggcagacagatctctgtgagttcgaagccagcctggtctacagagctagttccaggactggctccatagctactgagaaaccctgtttcaaaaaaacaaaacaaaagaaaaccaacaaaaaaacaaccaacaacaacaaaaagaaaagccaaaccaagtttggcagtggtggcataagcctttaatcccaacattcaagagacagaggcaagcagagctatctgagttctaggccaatctggtctacaaagtgagttccaggacacacagggctacacagagaaaccctgtctcaaaaaccaacaacaaaacaaacacaaaccaaagaaataaaacaagcactAGAGAGACAacagcaagcagatttctgtgagttcaaggccagtcttgtctacagagctagttccaggactggcttcatagctactgagaaaccctgttttgaaaaacaaagcaaaacaaaacttacCTGCgctgggtgtgtagctcagtaTCAGAACACGTTTGAGACCCTAAATTCAAtacccaacaacaaaacaagaaaaacaaaaacaaaataaccacttACCTTTTTTAGAATTGCTGCATTAACATTTGGTAAAGGAACAGGATCATCATCTCCCTCATCATCCATTCCCAAATCTAAGAAAACCAGCAAGAGAGAAGCCATTATTTCCCAACTCCTTAACAACATACTTAGTCAGGACTTCTagtgtgataaaacaccaaaagcaagttggagagaatTTATTGCATCTTATACTTCTAGGTAACAGCCCGTCAAAAagtaggcaggaacctggaggcaggaactgaagcagaagccactggcttgctcctctgccttgctcagccagcttttgttttttttttttaatcttttttttaaaataatttatttattctcatgtacattggtgttttgcctacatttatgtctgtgtgagggtgtcagatcttggagttagagacagttgtgagctgccatgtgggtactgggaattgaacctgggtcctctggaagagcaaccagtgctcttaaccgctgagccatctccccagccccagcttttgttttgttttgctttttttctttctttttttatttttttttcaagatggagtttccctttgtgtcctggaacttgttctatagaccaggctggctcgaactcaacagaaattcacctgcctctgcctcccaagtgctggttcagccagcttttttttacaactcaggaccaccaccTAGGGGTGAGACAAATCCACAACAATCATTAATCAGGAACACTCCccacacccccatacacacactcacaggtcaATCTggtggaagcatttcctcaattTTACTGCAGCTTGTGCCAAGTAGACCTAAAACTCTAGTATGGATGGGCATGGGGCACACACCTGTCAGTGATTTAATGAAGTATGAATAACTAAGGAACATCTAGAAAAGCTGAATcccattctctttttttaaatatgactcaatttttttatttgcttgtttcttatATTTGGAGTACTTTTGGGGGGATATCCTTGGCCTAAGAGTCTTTGCCATAGTCCTCAGCTACTACACAACTGCAATAAACGTTACAGGGTTTCCCCTCTCCATCAATTtacacaacaatctgtaactccaagaaGAATCTGATGTTTTCGCCTGGCCTCTGGAGGGACTGCATGCACAGggtgtatataaatacatgcaggcaaaaaacttAGGTCAACCCGTAGGTACTGCAAATCTagatgaaaaccaaaacagacacTGCACTTGAGCACAAGGCACTCACTAAGGTCCTTTATAACAAGTTTCAATGGAGTGGTAAAGAGCAGGTCATCTCTCTCCCAGTAACTCCAATACTTGTCTTTCACCCCTTCCCGCcttagagaaaacaaagacataaacaaaacaaaaagcttcaAGTTCATATATAACCCCCCCAACACTGTTAAGAGAATCTACAGGGTAAAATCTTTCTTTATGTAACATATACTGATAATGCAGACAACATAAAATATTAcctttatttaaatacaaagctATTTAGAAGAAGGCTTAAGTACTAATAATGCTTCTCTAGTATTTAGCAGTGTTTTTAAGACTTTATATGAAAGTAGCAAAATACATTCCTTTAAGCTAtttagtttcagggacttctgGCCGGTACCTGTCAGATAATAGTATGTGATACCATTATCTTAGACAAATAAGTCAATCCAAACGTAAACATACCAAGATTTTCACTTCTAATTACCCTGAGTTTAAgagtttcattttgttcttaagTCACATGGAACCAACCAGAAACACtgtatatacaaaacaaaatcagtaagaAGCCAAATCCAAAGAACTCCAGACCTCAGGAGGCTAGAATCCTATAAGCTGCAGGTACTTCCTATGAAACCATGCTGCTTTGAGCCCACAAATACAGAGGAAAAGACTCCTTTAACTACTGCTATCTATCAGTCTACTTACTTCTGAGAGCAAAGCTTAGACAACTAAAGCTCTTAAAATTGGCAAATGCTTCTCTGAAGCAGGATAGGACAGATGAGCACATCAAACAACCGCTAAGATGAAGTGAATACTTCCATTGCCAAAACAAGTATTCAGGAAGCAAGTTTGCTGTCGGTTATTCACCTACCTTTATAAGACACCTGAATCACTTTCTCTGTATTGGGACCATTCCATACTCCCTCAATCAGCAGGTAACTTGATAAACCATGACTACAGGACATATCAAGGGGTTTACTCACTTAATAGGAAGGATCatgcccggtggtggtggcagtacacgcctttaatcccagtactcaggaggcagaagcaggtggatctcagtgagttcgaggccagcatggtctacagagcaagttccaggacagctaggacttttaaacagagaaaccctgttttgaaaaaacaaaaaagaaaggacctACAATGTTTGTTACCAGAATATTGGACTTCAGGTGCCACATGACATGTACCAATTACCAAAGAGAATATgttcacagttttaaaaagtcactcaCAAAGAAGACATTCCCCGTGCAATCAGTATTACGAGTTCTCTACCTCAGGTGAACTTGTCTAATtgtgcacaaagccttgggttcaggtCCCTATactgtaaggaaaagaaaaacccctACC from Microtus ochrogaster isolate Prairie Vole_2 chromosome 7, MicOch1.0, whole genome shotgun sequence encodes:
- the LOC101989078 gene encoding S-phase kinase-associated protein 1 → MPSIKLQSSDGEIFEVDVEIAKQSVTIKTMLEDLGMDDEGDDDPVPLPNVNAAILKKVIQWCTHHKDDPPPPEDDENKEKRTDDIPVWDQEFLKVDQGTLFELILVCYWYIIR